A genomic segment from Lycium ferocissimum isolate CSIRO_LF1 unplaced genomic scaffold, AGI_CSIRO_Lferr_CH_V1 ctg3230, whole genome shotgun sequence encodes:
- the LOC132044017 gene encoding G-type lectin S-receptor-like serine/threonine-protein kinase At2g19130, with the protein MQQSSQNDGTGESIYVRLAASDIPKSKSKKGIPIGVSVGSAAAVVIVLGLIFVVYGRRRRHIVGSGKTVEGSLVAFGYKDLQHATKNFSEKLGGGGFGSVFKGKLSDSSVIAVKRLDSISQGEKQFRSEVSTIGTIQHVNLVRLRGFCSEGNNKLLVYDYMENGSLDSHLFTEQQSDVMDWKTRYQVALGTARGLTYLHEKCRDCIIHCDIKPENILLDAQLCPKVADFGLAKLVGRDFSRVLTTMRGTRGYLAPEWITGVAITAKADVYSYGMMLLEIVSGRRNSENSQDGKVKFFPSWAARVVVEEGDILSLLDYRLDRNADAEEVSRICKVAYWCIQDDELQRLSMGQVVQILEGVLEVNLPPLPRSLQVYADNDEHIVFFTESSSSQTNSQAQSKTSSATSQSKSTTKSTNSRS; encoded by the coding sequence ATGCAGCAAAGCTCACAAAATGATGGTACGGGCGAATCGATCTATGTCAGGTTAGCTGCATCTGACATCCCAAAATCCAAGAGTAAAAAGGGAATTCCAATTGGTGTTTCTGTGGGGTCTGCTGCTGCCGTAGTGATcgttttgggcctcatttttgtTGTATACGGGAGAAGGCGTAGGCATATTGTTGGAAGTGGGAAAACAGTGGAGGGTTCATTAGTTGCGTTTGGTTACAAAGACTTGCAACACGCGACTAAAAACTTCTCGGAGAAGTTGGGTGGTGGAGGCTTTGGTTCTGTTTTCAAAGGGAAACTATCTGATTCATCTGTTATTGCTGTTAAGAGGCTAGATAGCATCAGCCAGGGAGAGAAGCAATTTCGATCAGAGGTCAGTACAATTGGGACAATCCAACATGTTAATCTTGTACGCCTTCGTGGATTTTGCTCTGAAGGTAACAATAAACTGCTGGTTTATGATTACATGGAAAATGGATCGTTGGATTCACATCTTTTTACCGAACAGCAGTCAGATGTTATGGATTGGAAAACGAGGTACCAGGTGGCGCTGGGGACAGCTAGAGGATTGACTTATCTCCATGAAAAGTGCAGGGATTGCATTATACATTGTGACATAAAGCCTGAAAACATCCTCCTTGATGCACAATTATGCCCCAAAGTAGCAGATTTTGGCCTGGCAAAGCTTGTTGGGCGCGACTTTAGCAGAGTTCTTACTACTATGAGAGGAACAAGAGGTTATCTTGCACCGGAATGGATAACAGGGGTGGCCATTACAGCCAAAGCTGATGTTTATAGCTACGGGATGATGCTTTTGGAAATTGTATCAGGGAGGCGAAATTCGGAGAATTCTCAAGATGGGAAAGTAAAATTCTTCCCTAGTTGGGCTGCACGTGTAGTAGTTGAGGAAGGCGATATCCTTAGCTTATTGGACTATAGGCTGGACAGAAATGCTGATGCTGAGGAGGTGTCAAGAATATGTAAAGTCGCGTATTGGTGCATCCAAGATGATGAATTACAAAGACTCTCAATGGGTCAGGTTGTTCAGATTCTTGAAGGAGTTTTAGAGGTGAATTTGCCTCCTCTCCCGCGTTCTCTTCAAGTTTATGCAGACAACGACGAGCATATAGTTTTCTTCACTGAGTCATCATCGAGCCAGACTAATTCACAAGCTCAGAGCAAGACTTCAAGTGCAACATCTCAATCCAAAAGCACCACAAAGTCTACGAATTCCAGGTCTTGA
- the LOC132044016 gene encoding G-type lectin S-receptor-like serine/threonine-protein kinase At2g19130, with protein sequence MDIKNSSFLFIFLFYLCFSLKTHLSYGADTISTNQSLSGDQTITSSGLKFKLGFFKPGNSSNYYIGIWYNRITQTVVWVANREIPVSDKTSAELKILDGNLVLVNESKTPIWSTNISSSKSNSVVAVLQDDGNLILTDRTNSGPPLWQSFDNPGNTWLPGSKLSYNNVTKTKQLLTSWKSLDDPTPGLYSLELDPIKKQYVIKWNRTEQYYDTGSWNGRIFSGVPEMRYNYIYNFSYEVKQNESYFTYSLYNDSIISRFIMDVSGQIKQLSWLDTSNQWNLFWTQPRSQCEVYAFCGPFATCQESLPFCNCLDGFKHSSETDWNQNDFSGGCKRKTKLQCGNANGKKDGFWMYPGMKVPKNSQTVAAGSAAECESTCLNNCNCTAYAYGSSCSIWNGELLNMQQPSQNSGTGQSIYVRLAASDIPKSKSKKGIPIGVSVGSAAAVVIVLGLIFVVYRRRRRHIVGSGKTVEGSLVAFGYKDLQHATKNFSEKLGGGGFGSVFKGKLSDSSVIAVKRLDSISQGEKQFRSEVSTIGTIQHVNLVRLRGFCSEGNKKLLVYDYMENGSLDSHLFTEQQSDVMDWKTRYQVALGTARGLTYLHEKCRDCIIHCDIKPENILLDAQLCPKVADFGLAKLVGRDFSRVLTTMRGTRGYLAPEWITGVAITAKADVYSYGMMLLEIVSGRRNSENSEDGKVKFFPSWAARVLVEEGDILSLLDYRLDRTADAEEVSRICKVAYWCIQDDELQRPSMGQVVQILEGVLEVNLPPLPRSLQVYADNNEHIVFFTESSSSQTSSQAQSKTSSAASQSKSTTESTNSRS encoded by the coding sequence ATGGACATAAAAAACAGTTCtttcctcttcatttttttgttttacctaTGTTTCTCTCTCAAAACCCATCTCTCCTATGGAGCTGACACTATTTCTACAAATCAATCTCTTTCTGGAGACCAAACAATTACCTCTTCAGGTCTGAAATTTAAGTTGGGTTTCTTCAAACCGGGTAATTCTTCCAACTACTACATAGGCATCTGGTACAATAGAATTACACAAACTGTAGTTTGGGTTGCAAACAGGGAAATACCTGTTTCTGATAAAACCTCTGCAGAGTTAAAAATCTTAGATGGTAATTTAGTACTTGTTAATGAGTCTAAAACTCCAATTTGGTCCACAAATATCAGTTCCAGCAAGTCAAATTCTGTGGTAGCAGTTCTCCAGGATGATGGTAATTTAATCTTGACTGATAGGACTAATTCAGGACCACCACTTTGGCAAAGTTTTGATAACCCTGGCAATACTTGGTTGCCTGGTTCTAAACTTTCTTACAACAATGTTACCAAAACAAAACAGCTTCTTACTTCATGGAAGAGTTTGGATGATCCTACACCTGGCCTGTATTCTCTTGAGCTGGACCCAATTAAGAAGCAGTATGTTATAAAGTGGAATAGAACTGAGCAATATTATGACACTGGATCATGGAATGGCCGTATTTTCAGCGGGGTGCCTGAGATGAGATACAACTATATTTACAATTTTAGCTATGAGGTCAAGCAGAATGAAAGCTATTTTACGTATTCACTTTATAATGATTCTATCATATCAAGATTCATTATGGATGTCTCTGGACAGATTAAGCAACTCTCATGGTTGGATACTTCAAATCAGTGGAATCTGTTCTGGACTCAACCAAGATCACAATGTGAAGTTTATGCTTTTTGCGGGCCATTTGCTACCTGTCAGGAAAGCTTGCCCTTTTGTAATTGTTTGGATGGTTTCAAGCATAGTTCAGAGACTGATTGgaatcaaaatgatttttctgGAGGATGTAAGAGGAAAACGAAGTTGCAATGTGGCAACGCTAATGGGAAGAAAGATGGATTTTGGATGTATCCCGGGATGAAAGTACCTAAAAATTCTCAAACTGTTGCTGCTGGGAGTGCTGCAGAATGTGAATCTACCTGTTTGAATAATTGCAATTGCACTGCTTATGCTTATGGCAGTTCATGCTCGATTTGGAATGGTGAACTCTTGAATATGCAGCAACCCTCACAAAATAGTGGTACGGGCCAATCGATCTATGTCAGGTTAGCTGCATCTGACATCCCAAAATCCAAGAGTAAGAAGGGAATTCCAATTGGTGTTTCTGTGGGGTCTGCTGCTGCCGTAGTGATCGTTTTGGgccttatttttgttgtatacCGGAGAAGGCGTAGGCATATTGTTGGAAGTGGGAAAACTGTGGAGGGTTCATTGGTTGCGTTTGGTTACAAAGACTTGCAACACGCGACTAAAAACTTCTCGGAGAAGTTGGGTGGTGGAGGCTTTGGTTCTGTTTTCAAAGGGAAACTATCTGATTCATCTGTTATTGCTGTTAAGAGGCTCGATAGCATCAGCCAGGGAGAGAAGCAATTTCGATCAGAGGTCAGTACAATCGGGACAATCCAACATGTTAATCTTGTACGCCTTCGTGGATTTTGCTCTGAAGGTAACAAGAAACTGCTGGTTTATGATTACATGGAAAATGGATCGTTGGATTCACATCTTTTTACCGAACAGCAGTCAGATGTTATGGATTGGAAAACGAGGTACCAGGTGGCGCTGGGGACAGCTAGAGGATTGACTTATCTCCATGAAAAGTGCAGGGATTGCATTATACATTGTGACATAAAGCCTGAAAACATCCTCCTTGATGCACAATTATGCCCCAAAGTAGCAGATTTTGGCCTGGCAAAGCTTGTTGGGCGCGACTTTAGCAGAGTTCTTACAACTATGAGAGGAACAAGAGGTTATCTTGCACCGGAATGGATAACCGGGGTGGCCATTACAGCCAAAGCTGATGTTTATAGCTATGGGATGATGCTTTTGGAAATTGTATCAGGGAGGCGAAATTCGGAGAATTCTGAAGATGGGAAAGTGAAATTCTTCCCTAGTTGGGCTGCACGTGTATTAGTCGAGGAAGGCGATATCCTTAGCTTATTGGACTATAGGCTGGACAGAACTGCTGATGCTGAGGAGGTGTCAAGAATATGTAAAGTCGCGTATTGGTGCATCCAAGATGATGAATTACAAAGACCCTCAATGGGTCAGGTTGTTCAGATTCTTGAAGGAGTTTTAGAAGTGAATTTGCCTCCTCTCCCGCGTTCTCTTCAAGTTTATGCAGACAACAACGAGCACATAGTTTTCTTCACTGAGTCATCATCGAGCCAGACTAGTTCTCAAGCTCAGAGCAAGACTTCAAGTGCAGCATCTCAATCCAAAAGCACCACAGAGTCTACGAATTCCAGGTCTTGA